The Actinomadura sp. WMMB 499 genome includes a window with the following:
- a CDS encoding AAA family ATPase, with protein MTPPAEQSAVHDEEAGTGPGPGERDSAAPERRTSAGGAVPAGRAEPDAASGAAPEDDASEKDDGKKDDGKKGRGRARGRHARKDADEDADAEEDAEPAPSEPSGTSEEPAGGRETGESAAEGGAEPARRDPRAGAGTVRQGELIQALKTLRASLGSFEFVLDLPGADEAREARADLRAQIEDYVLPRIQAAGTPLLVVLGGSTGAGKSTLVNTLVGSRVSATGVLRPTTSSPILVCHPDHADWFLEGPLLPGMGRVRGPAPDAIAGDQLVVIASEALPPGLALLDSPDFDSVFEDHYEFATKLMAAADLWLCVTTAARYADAMVWQMIDRAKENGATVGVVLSRVPQGSAGAGAAEVVEHFGEMLAEHGVGEARRFTVPETRIEESRLPEEAVADVREWLTGVAADTSGREIVVGDTLAAVLDSIRERVSEIGEHVEAQAGQRAELARAVESGYGTALAELDEATRDGSLLRGEALARWQDFAGTGDLLRSLHVQRTRKGRGSNRRRRSPTRVRALKAALRSSLESLILASAERGAEHVLALWREHPAGGPVVSGPAAEIGTASPELARRVTRAVSAWQDHVQELIRTEGVTKRSVAKLVSFDTEAVSLVLTVGLLGHGAAGDEGGAVPQRLLKALFGAESLRGMGAKARADLRSRIGMLFDEEAIRFGQVLDAAGIPDETVPVQLYQATYNLEVAR; from the coding sequence GTGACACCCCCCGCAGAGCAGAGCGCGGTTCACGACGAGGAGGCGGGCACCGGCCCGGGGCCCGGCGAACGGGACTCCGCGGCGCCCGAGCGGCGGACGTCCGCGGGCGGCGCCGTGCCCGCCGGCCGCGCCGAACCGGACGCCGCGTCCGGTGCCGCCCCCGAGGACGACGCGAGCGAGAAGGACGACGGGAAGAAGGACGACGGGAAGAAGGGCAGGGGCAGGGCCAGGGGCAGGCACGCGCGCAAGGACGCGGACGAGGACGCGGACGCCGAGGAGGACGCCGAGCCCGCGCCCTCCGAGCCGTCCGGCACGTCCGAGGAGCCGGCCGGAGGCCGGGAGACCGGCGAATCCGCGGCGGAGGGCGGTGCGGAGCCCGCGCGGCGCGATCCCCGCGCCGGCGCCGGCACCGTCCGGCAAGGGGAGCTGATCCAGGCCCTGAAGACGCTCCGCGCTTCCCTCGGCTCGTTCGAGTTCGTCCTCGACCTGCCCGGCGCCGACGAGGCCAGGGAAGCCCGCGCCGACCTCCGCGCCCAGATCGAGGACTACGTCCTCCCGCGCATCCAGGCCGCCGGCACGCCGCTGCTGGTGGTCCTCGGCGGATCGACCGGCGCGGGCAAGTCGACGCTGGTCAACACGCTCGTCGGGTCCCGCGTCAGCGCCACCGGCGTGCTCCGCCCCACCACCAGCAGCCCGATCCTGGTCTGCCACCCCGACCACGCGGACTGGTTCCTGGAGGGGCCGCTGCTGCCCGGCATGGGCCGCGTCCGGGGGCCCGCGCCGGACGCGATCGCCGGCGACCAGCTCGTCGTCATCGCCAGCGAGGCGCTGCCGCCCGGCCTGGCCCTCCTCGACAGCCCCGACTTCGACTCCGTCTTCGAGGACCACTACGAGTTCGCCACCAAGCTGATGGCGGCCGCCGACCTGTGGCTGTGCGTCACCACCGCCGCCCGCTACGCCGACGCGATGGTGTGGCAGATGATCGACCGCGCGAAGGAGAACGGCGCCACGGTCGGCGTCGTGCTGTCGCGCGTCCCGCAGGGCTCCGCGGGCGCGGGCGCCGCCGAGGTCGTCGAGCACTTCGGCGAGATGCTGGCCGAGCACGGGGTCGGCGAGGCCCGCCGGTTCACCGTCCCCGAGACCCGCATCGAGGAGAGCCGCCTCCCCGAGGAGGCCGTCGCCGACGTCCGCGAATGGCTGACCGGCGTCGCCGCCGACACCTCCGGCCGTGAGATCGTCGTCGGCGACACCCTCGCCGCCGTCCTGGACAGCATCCGCGAGCGCGTGTCCGAGATCGGCGAGCACGTCGAGGCGCAGGCCGGGCAGCGCGCCGAGCTCGCCCGCGCCGTCGAGTCCGGCTACGGCACCGCCCTCGCCGAACTGGACGAGGCCACCCGCGACGGGTCCCTGCTGCGCGGCGAGGCGCTCGCCCGCTGGCAGGACTTCGCCGGGACGGGCGACCTCCTGCGTTCCCTCCACGTCCAGCGCACCCGCAAGGGGCGCGGCTCGAACCGGCGCCGGCGCAGCCCCACCCGTGTGCGCGCGCTCAAGGCCGCCCTGCGCAGCAGCCTGGAGTCACTGATCCTCGCCTCCGCCGAGCGAGGCGCCGAGCACGTCCTCGCCCTGTGGCGCGAGCACCCGGCGGGCGGCCCCGTCGTGTCCGGGCCCGCCGCCGAGATCGGCACCGCCTCCCCGGAACTCGCCCGCCGCGTCACCCGCGCCGTCAGCGCCTGGCAGGACCACGTCCAGGAGCTGATCCGCACCGAAGGGGTGACCAAGCGCTCGGTCGCCAAGCTGGTCTCGTTCGACACCGAGGCGGTCTCGCTCGTCCTGACCGTCGGGCTGCTCGGCCACGGCGCCGCGGGCGACGAGGGCGGCGCCGTCCCGCAGCGCCTGCTCAAGGCCCTGTTCGGCGCCGAGTCGCTCCGCGGCATGGGCGCCAAGGCGCGCGCCGACCTGCGCAGCCGCATCGGGATGCTGTTCGACGAGGAGGCGATCCGGTTCGGGCAGGTCCTCGACGCCGCCGGCATCCCCGACGAGACCGTCCCCGTCCAGCTCTACCAGGCCACCTACAACCTCGAGGTTGCCCGATGA
- the cobA gene encoding uroporphyrinogen-III C-methyltransferase gives MPPYLLGLRLAGRRVVVVGGGRVAQRRVPALLAAGAEVVLVSPEVTASLEALIDDGRVAWHRRPYRRGDCAGAWLVQAVTDDAKVNGEVVAEAESARIWSVRADDAESSPAWTPASGRAGDATVGVLLGGDPRRAAGIRDAVVDGLRDGALESRESRRKPVGVALVGGGPGDPGLITVRGRRLLGMADVVVTDRLVPAELLDELSDDVEVIDAAKIPYGRTVTQERINDHLVEQAKRGRFVVRLKGGDPFVFGRGGEEALHCARHGVPVTVVPGITSAVAVPSSAGIPVTHRGVAQEFHVVSAHVAPDHPDSTVDWAALGAAHGTLVLLMAVERMPLIAETLVRYGRASDTPVAVIQDGTRPGQRTVTATLATVAGEMAAAGVRPPAIVVVGDVVAVGREIDMIRADERSDTPADMGRDP, from the coding sequence GTGCCCCCGTACCTGCTAGGCCTGCGACTCGCCGGGCGACGCGTCGTCGTCGTCGGCGGCGGCCGGGTCGCCCAGCGCCGCGTGCCCGCGCTGCTGGCCGCCGGCGCCGAGGTCGTGCTGGTGTCCCCCGAGGTGACCGCGTCCCTGGAGGCGCTGATCGACGACGGCCGGGTCGCCTGGCACCGCCGCCCCTACCGCCGCGGCGACTGCGCCGGCGCCTGGCTCGTCCAGGCCGTGACCGACGACGCCAAGGTCAACGGGGAGGTCGTCGCGGAGGCCGAGTCCGCGCGGATCTGGTCCGTGCGGGCCGACGACGCCGAATCGTCCCCCGCCTGGACGCCCGCGAGCGGCCGCGCCGGGGACGCGACCGTCGGGGTGCTGCTCGGCGGCGACCCGCGCCGCGCCGCCGGCATCCGCGACGCCGTGGTGGACGGGCTGCGCGACGGCGCCCTCGAGTCGCGCGAGTCGCGGCGCAAGCCGGTGGGCGTGGCGCTCGTCGGCGGCGGCCCCGGCGACCCCGGGCTGATCACCGTGCGCGGGCGGCGGCTGCTCGGCATGGCCGACGTCGTCGTCACCGACCGGCTCGTCCCCGCCGAACTCCTGGACGAGCTGTCCGACGACGTCGAGGTCATCGACGCCGCGAAGATCCCCTACGGGCGGACGGTCACCCAGGAACGCATCAACGACCACCTCGTCGAGCAGGCGAAACGCGGCCGGTTCGTCGTCCGGCTCAAGGGCGGCGACCCGTTCGTGTTCGGGCGCGGCGGCGAGGAGGCGCTGCACTGCGCCCGGCACGGCGTCCCCGTGACGGTCGTTCCCGGGATCACCAGTGCCGTCGCCGTGCCGTCGTCCGCGGGCATCCCGGTCACCCACCGGGGCGTCGCCCAGGAGTTCCACGTGGTGTCCGCGCACGTCGCGCCGGACCACCCCGACTCCACGGTCGACTGGGCGGCCCTCGGCGCCGCCCACGGCACGCTCGTCCTGCTCATGGCGGTCGAGCGGATGCCGCTGATCGCCGAGACCCTCGTGCGCTATGGTCGAGCGTCCGACACGCCGGTCGCCGTGATCCAGGACGGCACCCGGCCCGGCCAGCGGACGGTCACGGCCACCCTCGCCACGGTGGCCGGTGAGATGGCCGCCGCCGGCGTCCGGCCCCCGGCGATCGTCGTGGTGGGCGACGTGGTGGCCGTGGGGCGCGAGATCGACATGATCAGAGCCGACGAACGATCCGACACTCCAGCCGACATGGGACGGGATCCGTGA